The Rhodamnia argentea isolate NSW1041297 chromosome 7, ASM2092103v1, whole genome shotgun sequence genome contains the following window.
TCATTGCTATGGACGGATTATACAGAGATTAAGCAATTTCGCTTACGATTCCTTTGGCGGAAAATGATAAATAAACATGAATTTCCTAGTTACACATCGACGTTAAATGACAATATTTCTCCTAACGAGGTGAGGATCGATGGACCAAATCAGAAACCCCGTTTCAAATCGAATAACCAATTTCGAATTTCCTTAACTTTGGCCTTCATGCTTCGACCCGTCCTTCTCGCCCGAACTCAAGTCCATGGAATTGTCTCTCCTCCGGCTGCCCATCTTCAGAAGCCCGTACAGCTTCCCGAACTCCCTCACCGTGTGGACGCTCTCCCGACAAAAGACCGACGCGGGCTCGGCTGTCTCTTCCCTGCCCCGCCCGGACCGGCTCCCTGTCAGCGTGGCCCCGCCCTTGCTCGGGACCCCCCGCCCCTCGCTGCTGCTCTGCAAGGCGCTGATCACGGTCTTCAAGGCCCGGGTCGGGGAGGACCGGTTCGCGATCATGATCTCGCCGATGTGGGCCGGGCTCAGGCTCGCCCCGGCCTGGAAGCTCTCCTCGACCTGCGGGAACAGCTTGTGCTCCTTAAGGCCTAAGTAATTGCTCGCCAGGCCCTTGAAGGCGGAGAAATCGCATAAGGGGAAGTGCACGTGGACGTCTACGCGACCGGGCCTCGTCACCGCTTGATCGACTCGATCCTTGTCGCTCATCGTGAACACCATCACGCGCTCCTCTCCGCAGCAGGATACGATCCCGTCCATGAAGCTCAGCACGCCCGACAAGCTCACGTCCGTCGATTTCTTCTCCAGGAAGCGATCGAGGTCCTCGACGAGGATCACCGACCGGGCCGTCGTCTGGAGGAGGAGGGCCTTCAGGTCGGAGTCGTCGGCGACTCGGGAGAGGTCGACGTCGTAGATGTCGTACCCCAGGAACTTGGCCAACGCCGCCGCGAAGCTCGACTTCCCGGTG
Protein-coding sequences here:
- the LOC115754252 gene encoding AAA-ATPase At2g46620-like, encoding MMGLDNELLLLLAVVPVFFLLRLLYRTSLLHKLAALLQSVEDRCYVYQYYRIPQHNELLQENQLYRQVSTYLSSLVSLQDSDYANLFSGARSNDIVLHLDSNRTLADRFLSARVSWTNEKGEFERRAFVLKIKKKDKRRVLQPYLQHIFQVSDEIEQKKNEVRLFMHLDGSDRTGEGGARWRSVPFTHPATIDTVVMDPELKSKVKSDLENFLKSKQYYHRLGRVWKRSYLLHGASGTGKSSFAAALAKFLGYDIYDVDLSRVADDSDLKALLLQTTARSVILVEDLDRFLEKKSTDVSLSGVLSFMDGIVSCCGEERVMVFTMSDKDRVDQAVTRPGRVDVHVHFPLCDFSAFKGLASNYLGLKEHKLFPQVEESFQAGASLSPAHIGEIMIANRSSPTRALKTVISALQSSSEGRGVPSKGGATLTGSRSGRGREETAEPASVFCRESVHTVREFGKLYGLLKMGSRRRDNSMDLSSGEKDGSKHEGQS